In Bdellovibrionales bacterium, the following proteins share a genomic window:
- a CDS encoding AraC family transcriptional regulator encodes MNEPLILLWPSLYRSAYPFELSSPPLLYLYVCSLTKSAFRLKDIHWYHGIPFLIGLAWYLFGTLIPLQLSLDKYLRYFVGFILMIPYLWNTRQLITEVKNQAKNQRSSLVELHLPWLYFLLNVCYLSTLLTFFDLLTGPDIQLWIYGGGITNLALLGLTYYGLKASDFFELDVKPPPHDTTQLNLEELTSLSSALLKLLKENHLYLTPQIRLADIASRMGIKSYKLSQVINQGLNTNFYDLINGMRIEHALRLMHDPTNDHLNLLGISMDCGFNSKSVFNDYFRRKTGITPSKFRQLRSNLPESLS; translated from the coding sequence GTGAATGAACCTCTTATTCTTCTGTGGCCAAGTCTTTATCGATCAGCCTATCCATTTGAATTGTCTTCCCCACCATTACTTTATCTTTATGTTTGCTCGCTAACTAAAAGTGCTTTTCGATTGAAGGACATTCATTGGTATCATGGCATTCCATTTCTCATCGGTTTGGCTTGGTACTTATTTGGCACTCTTATTCCACTTCAATTATCTCTTGATAAGTATCTCAGATACTTTGTCGGATTTATCCTGATGATTCCCTATTTGTGGAATACGAGGCAACTGATCACTGAAGTCAAAAATCAAGCAAAAAATCAAAGATCCAGTCTTGTTGAATTGCATTTACCATGGCTATATTTTTTGCTGAACGTCTGCTATCTCTCAACATTGCTCACTTTTTTTGATCTCTTGACGGGACCAGATATTCAACTCTGGATATACGGCGGAGGAATAACCAATCTCGCCCTTTTGGGTCTCACATACTATGGGCTTAAAGCCTCAGACTTTTTCGAGCTTGATGTCAAACCACCTCCTCACGACACTACTCAACTTAATTTAGAGGAGTTGACGTCACTGAGCTCAGCTCTGCTTAAGCTCTTAAAGGAAAACCATCTTTATCTCACGCCGCAGATTCGACTGGCCGATATCGCCTCCAGAATGGGAATAAAAAGCTACAAACTGTCTCAAGTGATCAATCAAGGGTTGAATACCAATTTCTATGACCTCATCAATGGCATGCGCATTGAGCATGCATTGCGTTTGATGCATGATCCAACGAATGACCATTTAAATCTACTCGGAATTTCCATGGATTGCGGATTTAATTCCAAATCGGTTTTTAATGACTATTTTAGGCGAAAAACGGGAATTACCCCTTCCAAATTTCGTCAGCTGAGGTCAAATTTGCCTGAATCCTTGAGTTAA
- a CDS encoding response regulator, with protein sequence MKTETQHKILLVDDDHLFCEMASDLIFHFIGARVRVAHNGAEAEDIVKDWCADVVITDTNMPIKNGVELIRQVHSNYPKL encoded by the coding sequence GTGAAGACAGAAACTCAACACAAAATTCTACTGGTGGATGATGATCATCTGTTTTGTGAGATGGCTTCAGACCTGATTTTCCATTTTATTGGAGCCAGAGTGAGAGTGGCCCACAATGGAGCTGAAGCAGAGGACATCGTCAAAGATTGGTGCGCAGACGTAGTTATCACCGATACCAACATGCCAATTAAAAATGGAGTAGAACTCATTCGACAGGTACATTCAAATTACCCCAAATTGTGA
- a CDS encoding prohibitin family protein gives MDPAEEFYRNIKGNLGSFKLVVILVVLIVLMISGTFIIPPGHRGILITMGKVSPVFAPEGFGFKLPFVTTVMPVSVRQQSVSAKSECYSSDLQQINVELRILYRIPENGVVTVFRDYYGDPFDSLISPRVSEALKEVTALQSAEQIVKKREEIKARTLEGARKKVGDLLVIEDVVIQNVALSKELETAIEAKMVQEQEAAKAKFTQVKTEIEAQTAVIRAKGEAEAIRVRGRAVQENPGLVQLQIVEKWNGISPLVVGGGSGANILLPVEGLKSR, from the coding sequence ATGGATCCAGCAGAAGAGTTCTATCGAAACATAAAGGGCAATTTGGGTTCATTTAAACTTGTTGTTATTCTGGTTGTTCTGATTGTTTTGATGATCAGCGGAACATTTATCATTCCTCCGGGGCATCGAGGGATTCTGATTACCATGGGAAAGGTTTCTCCCGTGTTTGCTCCAGAGGGGTTTGGATTTAAACTTCCATTTGTCACGACAGTCATGCCGGTTTCTGTGCGTCAGCAATCGGTGAGTGCGAAGTCGGAATGCTACTCATCTGACCTTCAGCAGATCAATGTCGAGTTGAGGATTCTCTATCGTATTCCTGAGAATGGGGTAGTGACTGTCTTTCGTGACTACTACGGCGATCCTTTCGATAGTTTGATATCGCCTCGAGTGAGCGAAGCGCTCAAGGAAGTGACCGCCTTGCAGAGTGCCGAGCAGATTGTGAAGAAGCGAGAGGAGATTAAGGCCAGAACTCTTGAAGGCGCTCGAAAGAAAGTGGGAGATCTCCTGGTCATAGAGGACGTGGTTATCCAGAATGTGGCGCTTTCTAAAGAACTTGAGACGGCAATTGAAGCAAAAATGGTTCAGGAGCAAGAGGCAGCAAAGGCGAAGTTTACTCAAGTAAAGACGGAGATTGAAGCTCAGACGGCGGTTATTCGTGCAAAAGGTGAGGCGGAGGCAATTCGGGTTCGCGGGCGCGCCGTCCAAGAAAATCCGGGGCTTGTTCAACTGCAGATCGTTGAGAAATGGAACGGAATTTCTCCTCTTGTTGTTGGTGGGGGCAGTGGGGCCAATATTTTACTTCCTGTAGAAGGGCTTAAATCCAGATGA
- the ahpF gene encoding alkyl hydroperoxide reductase subunit F: MLETQLNEQLKSLFSDLEGSVELMYEPSSHQDQAQLIELLDGVAATSSNVSSQLSVPSDGRQSRVPQFHLAYKGNRTGISFRGIPGGHEFSTLVLAILNADGKGKFPDSILIKRIKKLKGPISIKSYISLTCENCPDVVQALNQMSLLHGNFRHEIIDGAYAQDEIDAIGIQGVPSLVSNGKLIHSGRIGLLDLLTKLEKEFGISEAAEESVDLDLGHFDMTVIGGGPAGVSAAIYSVRKGLKTALIADKFGGQVQETKGIENLISIPYTEGPQLAANLNQHVASYPIQVFENRKIRGLKSNEKREIQLESGETLSSDSVIVATGAKWRELGIPGEREYLGRGVAFCPHCDGPFYKGKKVAVIGGGNSGVEAAIDLAGIVREVVLVEYMDQLKADNILIEKLKSLPNVSVITNAKSHQILGDGQKVHSMEYLDRKSDEMMKIDLDGIFIQIGLVPNSAFLKDVVELSKFGEVIVDGKGRTSVPGIYAAGDVTTTPYKQIIIAMGEGAKTALAAYEDRIHKQ; the protein is encoded by the coding sequence ATGTTAGAGACCCAGTTGAATGAGCAGTTGAAATCCCTTTTTTCAGATCTTGAGGGATCGGTGGAACTCATGTATGAGCCAAGTTCTCATCAGGATCAGGCTCAATTGATTGAGTTACTGGATGGGGTTGCTGCGACCAGTTCAAATGTCTCGTCTCAGCTAAGCGTCCCCTCTGATGGACGACAGTCCAGAGTTCCACAGTTTCATCTGGCATATAAGGGAAACCGCACGGGAATTTCTTTTAGGGGGATTCCCGGCGGTCACGAGTTCAGCACTCTCGTTCTGGCCATATTAAATGCCGACGGGAAAGGGAAATTTCCAGATTCAATCTTGATCAAGCGAATTAAGAAACTGAAGGGACCTATTTCAATCAAGTCCTATATTTCTCTGACATGCGAAAATTGTCCCGATGTGGTGCAGGCGCTCAATCAAATGTCTCTGCTGCATGGGAACTTTCGTCACGAAATCATAGATGGTGCCTATGCTCAAGATGAGATCGATGCGATTGGCATTCAGGGAGTTCCGAGTCTTGTATCCAATGGAAAACTGATTCATTCAGGCAGAATTGGCCTTTTGGATTTGTTAACCAAACTTGAGAAGGAATTTGGAATAAGTGAGGCGGCAGAGGAGTCCGTCGACTTGGATTTGGGTCACTTTGATATGACTGTGATCGGAGGAGGTCCGGCGGGAGTTTCCGCGGCCATTTACAGTGTGCGAAAAGGTCTTAAAACAGCTTTAATAGCAGACAAATTTGGCGGTCAGGTCCAGGAAACCAAAGGGATTGAAAATCTCATATCGATTCCGTATACGGAAGGTCCCCAATTGGCCGCAAATTTAAATCAACATGTGGCCTCTTATCCCATCCAAGTTTTCGAGAATAGAAAAATTCGAGGTCTTAAAAGTAATGAGAAAAGGGAAATCCAATTAGAGAGTGGCGAGACTCTCTCAAGTGATTCGGTGATAGTTGCGACCGGGGCAAAATGGCGAGAGCTCGGCATACCAGGAGAGCGAGAATACCTTGGGCGAGGAGTTGCTTTCTGTCCTCACTGTGACGGCCCCTTCTATAAGGGCAAAAAGGTTGCTGTTATCGGAGGGGGTAATTCAGGAGTTGAAGCTGCAATTGATCTTGCAGGAATCGTGCGCGAAGTCGTATTGGTAGAGTACATGGACCAGTTAAAAGCAGACAATATTTTGATCGAAAAATTAAAATCCCTTCCTAACGTATCTGTGATAACCAATGCCAAGTCCCATCAAATTTTGGGAGATGGCCAAAAAGTGCATTCGATGGAATATTTGGATAGAAAATCAGACGAGATGATGAAAATTGATCTTGATGGCATTTTTATTCAGATTGGCTTGGTTCCGAACAGTGCGTTTTTAAAAGATGTGGTAGAATTGAGCAAATTTGGTGAAGTGATCGTAGATGGCAAGGGTCGCACTTCGGTACCTGGAATCTATGCTGCCGGAGATGTGACGACAACTCCCTACAAGCAAATTATCATTGCCATGGGAGAGGGAGCCAAAACGGCACTGGCGGCCTACGAAGATCGAATTCATAAACAGTGA
- the ahpC gene encoding peroxiredoxin, with product MNTLINTKIPDFTVQAYHNDSFKTVSKADLTGKWSIFFFYPADFTFVCPTELGDLADKYSQLKEMGVEVYSVSTDTHFVHKAWHDASETIKKIKYPMLADPTGHLSRAFGVHIEEAGLAYRGTFLVDPDGNIKLAEVQDNGIGRNADELVRKTRAALYVASHPGEVCPAKWQPGDKTLKPGLNLVGKI from the coding sequence ATGAACACACTAATCAATACAAAAATTCCGGATTTCACAGTCCAAGCCTATCACAATGATAGTTTTAAAACAGTGAGCAAAGCTGATCTCACTGGTAAGTGGTCGATATTTTTTTTCTACCCAGCTGATTTCACTTTTGTGTGTCCGACCGAATTGGGCGATTTAGCTGACAAATACAGCCAATTAAAAGAGATGGGTGTAGAAGTCTATTCGGTCAGCACTGATACGCATTTTGTTCACAAGGCCTGGCACGATGCTTCGGAAACGATCAAAAAGATCAAATACCCTATGTTAGCTGATCCGACAGGTCACCTTTCACGTGCCTTTGGCGTGCACATTGAAGAAGCTGGTTTGGCCTATCGTGGGACATTTCTCGTAGATCCAGACGGAAACATTAAGCTTGCGGAAGTCCAAGACAACGGTATCGGTCGAAATGCTGATGAGTTGGTCAGAAAAACTCGAGCGGCCTTGTATGTTGCAAGTCATCCTGGCGAAGTTTGTCCAGCAAAGTGGCAGCCCGGAGATAAAACGTTAAAGCCTGGCTTAAATCTCGTTGGAAAAATCTAA
- a CDS encoding hydrogen peroxide-inducible genes activator, with protein MKSKLNFSLTQLEYVLAVHRLGHFGKAAEACHVTQSTLSMQIQKLEEEFGVGLFDRSLKPCLLTESGEKLIEQIQTVLFEARKIVDLIGSSQAGATKGSLSIGIIPTVAPYLLPRLLPTLEKNFPHLELQISEMQTHRIIEELERDSLDVGLLATPLEISKIHEQILYYEPFYVLCGNSHELSQRKRIRQAELKLKDIWLLAEGHCLRNQILDVCTIKQERGFRMKYRFESGSLETLKQLVDSYGGYTLLPFLATESIGQNSRVIPFERPIPAREIGLVYRRQHYKTSLIGSLTKGISDCLPSDLRKMRQKDLDVLPVDQ; from the coding sequence ATCAAGTCAAAACTCAACTTTTCTTTGACGCAGCTCGAATATGTTCTTGCAGTTCATAGACTTGGACACTTTGGAAAAGCGGCAGAGGCTTGCCATGTCACTCAATCAACTCTCAGCATGCAAATTCAAAAGCTGGAGGAAGAGTTTGGGGTTGGCTTATTTGACAGAAGTTTAAAGCCATGTCTCCTCACTGAATCTGGAGAAAAACTCATTGAACAAATACAAACTGTTCTTTTTGAAGCAAGAAAGATCGTGGATTTAATCGGCTCGAGCCAAGCAGGTGCAACGAAGGGAAGCCTCAGTATTGGAATTATACCAACGGTGGCACCCTATCTTTTGCCACGTCTGTTGCCAACATTGGAAAAAAATTTTCCACATCTGGAGCTGCAAATTTCAGAGATGCAAACTCACCGCATAATCGAAGAGTTGGAACGCGACAGTCTCGACGTTGGCTTGCTCGCAACTCCCCTTGAAATATCAAAAATTCACGAGCAAATACTCTATTACGAGCCATTTTATGTCCTTTGTGGAAATAGCCACGAACTTAGTCAACGAAAACGAATCCGACAGGCAGAACTGAAGCTAAAAGATATCTGGTTACTCGCAGAGGGACACTGTTTGCGCAATCAAATTTTAGATGTCTGCACAATTAAGCAAGAAAGGGGATTCCGAATGAAGTACCGATTTGAAAGTGGAAGTCTTGAAACCCTGAAGCAATTGGTCGACTCCTATGGAGGATATACTTTGCTCCCCTTTCTCGCAACAGAATCAATTGGGCAAAATTCTCGAGTTATCCCCTTTGAACGCCCCATTCCTGCACGGGAAATCGGACTTGTCTATCGGCGGCAACACTACAAGACAAGCCTCATCGGATCCCTTACCAAAGGGATCTCTGATTGCCTTCCTTCCGATTTGAGAAAAATGCGTCAGAAGGATTTAGATGTCTTGCCCGTCGATCAGTAG